In Herbaspirillum seropedicae, a single window of DNA contains:
- a CDS encoding FTR1 family iron permease translates to MGQVMFIVWRESVEALLVVGILYAWLKNGDVAARRGLPYLWGGVVAGVVLAAALGAALLGFSELLSGDAQTYFQIAIVLIAAVLIVQMVFWMRKHGRTLKKEMESSMQASYDSGNWWGVFVLVMLAIAREGSETAVFLYGIGLGQQDASTASLVLAGVIGFGLAFLTFYLLQLGGKIFSWRRFFQVTEVILLLLASGLLVTGVEKLFDVLLESSDMLASADWTMTLTAPVWDTSMLLDDSTTLGSLVSTLTGYRARPALLSVIVYALYWAVVCSALYRKPQPQPKRQEAV, encoded by the coding sequence ATGGGACAGGTCATGTTCATCGTCTGGCGCGAAAGCGTCGAGGCGCTTCTGGTGGTCGGCATCCTCTATGCCTGGCTGAAGAATGGCGACGTTGCGGCACGGCGCGGCCTGCCCTACCTGTGGGGCGGCGTGGTCGCCGGCGTGGTGCTGGCCGCAGCGCTGGGCGCGGCGCTGCTGGGCTTTTCGGAACTGCTCTCGGGCGACGCCCAGACCTACTTCCAGATCGCCATCGTCCTCATTGCGGCGGTGCTGATCGTGCAGATGGTGTTCTGGATGCGCAAGCACGGCCGCACCCTGAAGAAGGAAATGGAAAGCTCCATGCAGGCCAGCTATGACAGTGGCAACTGGTGGGGCGTGTTCGTGCTGGTGATGCTGGCCATCGCGCGCGAAGGCAGCGAGACGGCGGTGTTCCTCTACGGCATCGGCCTGGGCCAGCAGGACGCCAGCACCGCCTCGCTGGTGCTGGCCGGAGTGATCGGCTTTGGCCTGGCCTTCCTGACCTTCTACCTGCTGCAGCTGGGCGGCAAGATCTTCTCCTGGCGGCGCTTCTTCCAGGTCACCGAAGTGATCCTGCTGTTGCTGGCGTCGGGCCTCTTGGTCACGGGCGTGGAAAAGCTCTTCGACGTGCTGCTGGAAAGCTCCGACATGCTGGCCTCGGCCGACTGGACCATGACCCTGACGGCGCCCGTCTGGGATACCTCCATGCTGCTGGACGACTCCACCACGCTGGGCAGCCTGGTCTCCACGCTGACCGGCTACCGCGCCCGTCCGGCGCTGCTGTCGGTGATCGTCTATGCGCTCTATTGGGCTGTGGTATGCTCGGCCCTCTATCGAAAACCCCAGCCTCAGCCCAAGAGGCAAGAAGCAGTCTGA